The following is a genomic window from Manihot esculenta cultivar AM560-2 chromosome 9, M.esculenta_v8, whole genome shotgun sequence.
TGAAACTTTACAGTAAACACAGTACCATTATCTCCAACAAATTTCTTCTGCTGTTTCAAAGGTTACCGAATGTCCAAACAAACTTTAACTCTTATAGGGTCCGGCGACATAGCTGAagcatttttcatatcatactcTTTATAGCGGCCAACAAAATCCCCGACCAATTTAGCCATTGTCTCATTATATAACCAAAAGGGAAGTAACCCAAAAATCAGAATGAGTTAGAGGGATATGGAGAGGATTTTCATTACCTTGTATCTCCTTCCAAACAAGCAGGAATTGATTATACAACCAAGAGCCCCCATtccttatattttcaaaatcaacattattaaaaaaccgAAACAGATATTTTTTTGCCtctaattttataatagatatCCCCTCTAAAGAATGCTATAAATTTGATAAagaggtctgcatattctgaaaattgattgaattgtatgtgagaaacatcctaccatacagaaatcataagtgacgatcggaatatctctggagttcttaatagggacaacaacatcttcttcttcatcgataatcaattgacgcagatcagTCTTTCATGGGTAAGAGGAAAtaagaagttaggtttaaggaAGAGGAAAAGGCGAGATCATCGAGTTACAAAGGGATCACAGTGGGAAACTTGCGTCAAAAGTATACAGATTGAACAATTTTTAAATCACTCAAACAAGCCTATATTTTTAGCCATAGCCTTAAATGCATTTTGTAATAGTGAATTATAGGGTACCCTTCCCTCATGGGAAAGAAGGATGTACCTCCACCACAAATAGCTTCCTTCTCTCTCACTATATTTATTGTGCGCATAAATTCGTAGTATATCAAATTCTATTATTGTAAATTctaatctataatttttttttccaaatacaatattttaaaaagtcctCTGTATTTATAATAACTTTGGCTTATATTTAAGTTaggtttgttttaaaaaaatatttattaaaaaataatttttatattctctGATATTTAGACagtcaaaaaatttatttaatgaaaaatatttatttataaaaaaataaattattttaaggaaaataaagacttttttatataaatttattaataaattttattttttaaattaaaattaaaaaataaaaaataaattatttcattaaaaaatattaacgaAAAATATCTTtgacaagaaaatatttttttatgaaaaataatttttaaataaataagttattCTCTTGCCGCCTTAATTTGCTGAAAATaatcttcttcctttttttaaaacattttttttttatgaaaatgtatttttaaaaaataacttacttttataatattaaaaacaaataatatatttttatatatatacacctTACTCCTATTATCGAATTcgagaatttttaattttagaaatgatTCTGATAattcattgattaaaaaaatattaatatatttatatataaaataaaaaaaaatagaattgttTAGTTTCAGTTTTGACAAGATTttaactaaaaatcaaaatacaGAATTGAACCATCAATggatatttaaaatcaaatttcaatATAATTCTAAAGAATTTCGGTATGATTctgtttattattttaattttttaattttaattttaattttattttaaattttgattgctAAATGTAAAActtataatgtttttatatttatttttaataataaataactaaCACCGaattactaataataataataatatatattatatacaatataagaatattatattattttttatgtatttattaattatataattttaattaaaaaatatacatgtaattaatatataaaaatatattatattactatTACGTAATTCactcatataattaaaaattataaaataattaatatatttataactaaaatgataaatacatatatatatttattactaTAGTTTCAATTAACAatgattaattatatataagaagaacaaattaaaactaattaattaaaaaattttaataactaataaaaacacagagttattttataattttgttaataGCTATTCAAAGTTATTTATTAGATAATCCCTCTAAACAGATCACACAGTCGTCCGATAATCGACCATCATCATCGCCCTTCTTCGCAAAAAACCTCTGCTGCTTCAACTTGTTTAATGCGGAACTCGATGCACCTCTGCAAACCATAAAACCCCAAGGAAGGTTGCTTGTTGGCTACGAAAACAAGGAAGGAAGCAATGCGATCAGCCAAGGATTCTCGTAGTGGGTCCTCAAGAATGacggaagagaaaagaaaatcaagATGGTTTTGGCAGAGTGGCTGTGCAAATAGGAGATGGGGATGAATTTGGTGGAGGAAAAAGGAGGTTGGAGCAATTGGGTAGGCTTCAATTTTGATCAAGTCTCCTTCAAGGTTTCTGAGCAATACTCTGTAATTGGAGTGGAAGCGAAGTTGGAGAATCAAAGTGGGCGGCTGCATGGGATTTTGGCTTGTAGAATTTAGCTCGACatcaattatatttaataataaaataataaaataaaaattaaattaagaattttagtaCAATATACATCCATATTTAAGTCCAAAAGAATTCTTTTGTCgaactttttctttctcaatatttttattttttagtataattagataaaaaagaaatgacaaatattttatttaattattatttattatttttcatatataaaatattaaaatttaacaaataaatatattaatttataaatataagaacttatgaataattataacttttaaggtccaatttataaaaatattgtgattaatttttaatttaaattttaaattgaaaaattattttaataattaaataaaattttaaaaattaaatttaaaaatattattaaaaggtaaattataatttattaataatatttaatgatgtttgagaaaaaataataattttactaatacatgaaaatataaaaatctttctattataaatataaatgtaccCGTAGCATTACTtccattaaaaactaaaatttttactCGAATgtccaaaatttttattataattatatataaattaaattgcaTTCATAAATTTAATCTGATAGTAAGTGTATCGGAAAATATGAGAGTCTCGTGTTCTACTTTCTAATttctaattttcatttaaaaaaaaattatatataaattttattaataattttgttcCGATAATATATTTAAGTTTCATTTATTATACTCTAAATAAATACTAATGTTTGTTTTTTTATGGTACATgataaattagtaatttttttaacaatattacttattttacttatatatatatatatatatatatatatatatataaagttaggattaaaataatataatatattaatttataatttaaaaaaatttaaaatttaaaattaataatatctttaaaataattaataaaaaattaatacagaTCCACTTTTCTAATTATAAAATCTgaaaaatgatatatttaaacttataactagtctttttatttctatcattaataaaattattttcatatatattaataaatttatatttttatccttaataaatttattttcatatataaaatgtgaaaaatgatctagttttcaagcttagacaATCATCCAAAAAGAAAGGGATTGTAGTGCATAGCTTGCTACAATCCCAATTGATGAATGCATAAATTAACCTCTGATTTGTATCAAAAAAGCCTAAATTCATCCTtaagtaatttaatttctcCTTCAACAAACAAGAACCACTGCAACAAACAAGCAAAACACTGATCAAAACAGGGACCCAAATCTCCATGGATTCATACAACAAAGCAACAAAGGACCACTGCGTCAACCCAAATGCTGCCAACCAATAAAGATTGTGCTCCTTTGCTTGAAGAATCCATGGATGCCTTATAAATTAAGATCTCGTTTGGTTCAAATTAATCTATTTCATAGGAAGTTGAGCTAATTTCCTCCAAAACAAACAAGACCTAAGTCTTGATAAGTTTGTATTATTCTTTTGGCATTTAAATTCTTGAACAAGCTCATCAAATTATAgcggagaagaagaaaagaatctTTGTTAATGACAGACATAGCAGGACTtggaattttctttttcctaaaGTCAGGTTCTCACATAGATCTCCATTAAAAGAAGCCATTGGAAATTATCATTTCATAATTTCTTCTCTTCCTAATCCAAACGCGAAAAATCAATGGCCGACTCTTTTCTCCTCAGCATTGCAGAAAGTGTTCTTGGGAAATTGGGCTCTCTTGCTCTGGAAGAATTCTTCTTGGCATGGGGACTTGAAAGTGATTTTGAAAAGATCAAGGAGAACTTGAAGGTCATCAAAGCCGTGCTTTTGGATGCAGAGCAGCAGCTGTCACTGAATCCACGGATAGAGATTTGGCTGGAGAAACTCAAACAAGTCCTATATGATGCAGAAGATGTGGTGGATGAGTTTAAATGTGAAGCTTTGCGAAGGAAAGTGGTCATGTCTGGGAACACCACTCGAAAGGTACGCCGATTCTTTTCTAGCTCTAATCCACTTGCGTTCCGATTTAGAATGGGACATAAACTCAAGCAGATTAGAGAGAGGGTAGATGAAATCGCAGCTCTTAAGTCCAAATTTGGTCTTACTGAGCGAATTTTTGATAGGCCTGTCATTCATAGGGAGAGGGAGATGACCCACTCCTTTGTAGATGCTTCTGATGTCATTGGGAGGGATCAAGCTAGAGATAACATTATTGAAATGTTGCAACATGTTGATGGTGAGAatgtgatcaagcataatttagccacatttttattatatttatcattgcttatttacacattttttagcttaatttatggtttttaccttgtttttacagaaaaggaagaaattggaaaaatagagaaaaaatgcagaaaatgacagaaaagtgattgggtcagtgatttgcccaaatcactgcccaaatcaaactggaGCAGAAAACTGGGATTAACTCACAGACAGTGATTGGGGCaacgatctgggcaaatcactgcccagatcaagctgaagcagaaacctggaggcaacagacagaaaagtgattgggtcagtgatttgcccaaatcactcgtagaaactggtcaaatcactagCAGAGATAGCACAAACTTGCAGAAagtgattggaccagtgatttgcccaaatcactgccccgatcacaatgacagcagaaaatacagcagagcgggaaattgttcaggaaaccgaattttgagttttcagaagtcAAAATCAACTTCAAACACTACAAGATCAATCTCAAGagccactgtaatacccggctagactccggtatcggaattcctaccgtccggtggaatctcggatgtcggagatctctagaagggtaaaaaccatgttttcataaaatgttttaatgtattttatggttttaagtaaaaataaaatgagtttttgcatgaaataaactttggaggaaaacccaggttcggccgccgaacatgcatgcgtttcgggagtgctttcggcccccgaaggcataagtgagggaagcccaggttcggtcgccgaacctcatgttcggccgccgaacttgcatgcgttgcggaggcacgttcggcccccgaatgtggcctggccagccacctataaaaagggtccattagctgaaaacgggcgagcttttctccccatcttcggccaaggtgagctctccgccatccctcgccaaTCTTGAGTTTCTCCTTCactttcttcatgatttttacaagttttcatctttgttttgaagatttttgaaccttgagcaagttttgaagcttggaagactcaggagctctctccctccgttctccaagtttagatcgtctctctctcgatcttcaagaggtaagagccgatcttaagctcattgtatgttttaagtaagttttaagttgatttatggggtagaaatgcatgtttaggttagatgaacattgttaggttttatgttgtgtttatgatcAATGTAGGTTGATGTGTTGATTTCTATGtgtttggttggggtttaggttagtttaaGACCCCTATGTGTATATGGGAATGTTAAtgcgtgttttggttgagatgtatgcatgattgaatggtttgggaggcaaaatgtgcatgagagccgagtttctgccactttaggcgaaaccaggttcggcagccgaagggactttcggccgccgaacctgcttgactttcggatctggaaggcactttcggccgccgaaggtgccgtcgaacctgcctgactttcggctctggagggattttcggccgccgaacctgccgccgaaagtgccctgttcagccatttcttgcatgcctttccatgattgttttgaggtgttttaggggggtttttggggaatattttagagtcatgttcacgtatgtttggtctctcatttgagtccacctgtgtaggttcggactcgaggaaccgaggaccccagcagtgagttcagctgcttctgtgtctgtcagagctaaccagaggtgagtggaataaactttatgaTTTCAATTaaggaatgttttagcatgaatcatgcatcacgaatgccatgtgatattctaggttgtttgcattagaatacacgaatatgttgcattgcatattatattgttggtgtggatgaatgttgaatgatcctttagtcctcgtatacTACAGTACgatgatgatatgatacggaaagaccaatgaggcccattctacgcccctggcactatgtaaaagaaagaccagtgaggcccattctacgcccctggcacagttggactgttatgttatgttataatatgtaagagaaagaccagtgaggcccattctacgcccctggcacagttggaccatgtagaggactattggtgacaagttcatccttgatgtgctttacttgtgttgtgatgcatttcactacagcatatgtttaaatgtttttattattctgctcactgggctctagtagctcaccccactcccttcaccctcaggtttgcaggtgcgggCTAGTTCagaaggtcagcaagagtaaggaaaggtttatgtaatagctagtagtggacatgattaaatagaatgatgtaatgtaatgatgtctttgaagttagaattgtgcttgaccatagtatgtctTTAATCCCTTGGAGTACATGGTTTTAAATGttataatgttttaatgttatgttttaacCAAGCCTAATGTAtgtgatgagataccccattagagcatttgatgagggctccagtggaggtttatgattatgttgatgtgcatgcacaggttgagcttggttgataaacgaaaaatttttacaggtttatgatcatgtatgggattgaacaggtttacaggttatgtcaggcttgctatggttCCCGGCggtcttatgccgatctggatcctagcgccggtagcggtccggatttccgggctgttacagagtggtatcagagccctaggtttaaaTGGTCGGAtctagagtgtgtcgggctcatagaggttatagaaggtcaagaacaataggaaagatcatgtccactaggataggatgtagagtcctgtcttaaatgatgatgtgaaatgccatgacaatatgcatgtgcattaatgatatgttgctcatgttatgtatgtgatgcgggttcatgtgttcccacatgaaccatatgatgctgatgtttgagCTAtgtatgtgctgtttttcagaaacaggatgagaggaactcgtcgatctgcacgattgactggagtaccacctgaggatgagggcacgagtgcccgtcctcctgcattgccaagagcAATGTccagcaggtctagcagggaaagagtagtaagagaccctagaaggtctttggatctgggtagaagcagatcagtaagggggacagttcaaggtggaatgtcagaggatgtaggggatgatatggatgtagatcagaggagggatggcagtttgggtaTTAACATGTCtgaagaaggcatgggagagtcacaaggaggcactcaggcctcaggttttgttcaaccaccccattacccacccttctcacaaaatcccgggtattcgatgggaggtacatcggactaccccagctttaacccctacctttcacatatgccatacccacctttctacccacagtatccacagtacccaatgtatacACCCCCTccctactatccaaattcagcaaaccctacctcaggggatgctgcacctcctccaccaccagcagaacccactgTCCCAGTAACCCAAATaccgcaacctagctcatctggaaggagcaaggtgaagatgactgattacatgaagctgggtgctccccagtttgaaaccggtgatgacccgtttgtgtaccttgagagggtcaagacaataacagatgagataggagctgatgacagcagagccattcagatggctggattcactctaaagtgcaagaaggctcgtgagtggttcaagagctatgtgaaaccgagggtggagagtctttcatgggaggagtttgcaaatgagttcgcaggatgggcttttcctgacagttcaagggagctgaagatgattgaatttgagcagttgagacagacagaggagatgagtgtagatgagtacacagacaagtttttggaactgttgccgtttgccgggcagaatctggatacagatcagaaaaagtcaaggaggtatatcatgaagctccattccaggtattcctccttgattcagtcagcggagagggagagtttccatgccatagtggatatggctaggaggatagAGGCTAGTGCagtcatcgaagggaaagttaaacagtcagtggcacagccttctggttccaagacccctggTGGGGGTaagttagactcttcttctctgagttcagctagtaagaggtggagcagtaccaccaagaagccaaggaagaacaagttctggaacgagatcaagtccggtctgggattagggagtggctcgagctcaggtgcagataatgcagcatgtaagaagtgtgggaggccacacaagggcaTATGTCTGATGGGGACGacaacctgcttcagatgtgggcaggaggggcatatggctcgggattgtcctcgagcagcttttatggctcagtctcagcagacgggttcaggtagtgtggcacagccagtagctccagccgcgactcaggccagtggcagaggcagagggagaggggcagcctctttttCAGCGGGTTTCCGAGATGAAGGTCCGTCAgcaccagcacggatcttcacaatgacacagcaggaggcagatgcatcgaacaccgtggtggcaggtaatctcatcattggttgttctgatgtatacgcattaatggaccctggtgcatctcattctttcattgccccgagagccgttgaaaggttgggattgatggtatctgggttagagtgccccctatgggtcagtggacccaagtgtgacccaccagtggcagagtcagtctgcctgtgtagtccagtttttgttgagggaagatgcatgtccgccgacctagtggttctagagttgatagattttgacgtcattctagggatggactggttatctacccatggtgctaccttagattgcagggacaaggtagtcaggttcagaggtcaggatgggtcagaggttgtcttcaagggagacaggaggggtacacctagaggtctgatctcagctcttcaggctcggaggttgcttaggaggggatgtcaggggtatttggctcatgtgagagagctagacagtcaggttagagagcccgcctcagtgccagtggtcagagagttcttagatgttttcccagacgagcttccaggattatcacctgttagggagatagagttcgagatagaattgatgcctggaaccagaccgatctctatccctccctacagaatggcgccagcagagttaaaggagcttaaggaacagttgcaagagctggtagacaagggtttcatccgaccgagtacctcgccttggggtgctccggtgttgtttgtgaaaaagagggatggatccctcagactttgtatcgactacaggcagttgaacaaggtcactaccaagaacaagtatccgttacctaggatcgacgatctattcgaccagctagcaggagctggttgtttctccaagatagatctgagatccgggtaccaccagttgagaataagggaagaagatgtgccgaatacggccttcaggaccagatatgggcatttcgagttccttgtgatgccgttcgggttaaccaatgcccctgcagcattcatggatctcatgaatagagtgttcagacagtatctggatcacttcgttattgtcttcatagatgatatcctagtgtattccagaaatgcagaggagcatgcccatcatctgaggacagttttgcaaaccttgagggaacatggctagtatgccaagttctccaagtgtgagttctggttgaggagcatctcattcttggggcatgttgtatcagaaaatggaatagaggtagaccccaagaagacagaagctgtggctaactggcctagacccacttcggtgacagagattaggagtttcttgggtttggcaggttactataggaggttcgttcaggacttctcaaaaattgcagctcctttgaccagattaaccaggaagatccagaagtttgtgtggaccgaccagtgccaagagagttttgaagagcttaagaagaggttgacgtccgcaccggtgttagctttgcctaacAGTCAGGAGGATTTCACAgcgttctgtgatgcatccagagttggtttgggttgtgtgttaatgcagaatggaagggtgattgcttatgcttctagacagctgaagaagcatgagttgaattaccccacacacgacctagagatggcagcagttgtctttgcactcaagatgtggaggcattacctctatggggtaaaatgtgagatcttcacagatcataagagcctgcagcacatcttgagccagagagagctgaatttgaggcagagaagatgggtagagctgctcagtgactacgattgcaagatccagtatcatccg
Proteins encoded in this region:
- the LOC122724672 gene encoding disease resistance protein RGA2-like is translated as MADSFLLSIAESVLGKLGSLALEEFFLAWGLESDFEKIKENLKVIKAVLLDAEQQLSLNPRIEIWLEKLKQVLYDAEDVVDEFKCEALRRKVVMSGNTTRKKRKKLEK